The following proteins come from a genomic window of Dreissena polymorpha isolate Duluth1 chromosome 1, UMN_Dpol_1.0, whole genome shotgun sequence:
- the LOC127865397 gene encoding uncharacterized protein LOC127865397 produces MYKMQRRLSIITITIASIMEFIRSQRGAAKLCYEGFTYTKKKETKSTMRWECSQRRSENCKGTATTDNPPTRVISSTDHVHVNDQFYVEALKVRQEITAAVISNGGQPHRILADKLVQHPVEVRVAAGTTETIKRHMRAKKAGQTPKNPEKLEDIPIPFPEAYRTKLIYDNESTRSRMLVFASEAGLGLLESATTWFMDGTFSTAPHVFDQVFTVRVPLGETSGTVAYALLPSKDQTSYEECMTAVLDACLTRDIRPTPSKVVCDFEVAIHNAVRQVMANDIQIQGCFYHLTQSTWRRIQGDGLQVLYREDEEIRQFCGRLDGLALLPTDKVLEGMAILKDTAPSALTGIVDYFDNTYVSGGFRSVRTADGMMRFRRTPPRFPLDIWNVHAATVSDEARTNNLCEAWNNGFQVLVGHQHPSLWTVVDCFMKDAAMVETEVYRVRNSEPSIKPKKKSTERYQRRLKTLCEQVASGEKSVSQFLNVVGGLVRLK; encoded by the exons atGTATAAAATGCAACGTAGACTTTCGATTATCACTATAACCATTGCATCAATTATGGAGTTCATAAGAAGTCAGAGAGGCGCGGCAAAGCTTTGTTATGAAGGGTTCACGTACACGAAGAAAAAGGAGACGAAGTCGACGATGCGATGGGAATGTTCCCAGCGTCGAAGCGAGAATTGCAAGGGTACCGCCACTACGGACAATCCA CCAACACGGGTGATTTCCTCAACAGATCACGTCCACGTCAACGACCAATTCTACGTGGAGGCGTTGAAGGTGCGACAAGAAATCACGGCCGCGGTGATCTCGAATGGGGGCCAGCCTCATAGGATCCTGGCGGACAAGCTGGTACAGCATCCAGTGGAg GTCCGAGTGGCAGCGGGTACTACCGAGACCATAAAGAGACATATGCGTGCTAAGAAGGCAGGGCAGACACCGAAGAACCCTGAGAAACTCGAGGACATACCAATTCCATTCCCGGAGGCCTACAGGACCAAACTGATCTACGATAACGAGTCCACGCGTAGTAGGATGCTGGTGTTTGCCTCTGAGGCTGGGTTGGGACTTCTTGAGTCGGCGACAACGTGGTTCATGGACGGAACGTTCTCTACCG CTCCACATGTGTTCGACCAAGTGTTCACCGTGCGTGTGCCACTTGGAGAGACGTCGGGGACAGTAGCATATGCCTTGCTGCCATCCAAGGACCAAACTTCGTATGAGGAGTGCATGACAGCTGTACTGGATGCGTGTCTAACTAGGGACATCCGTCCAACTCCGTCCAAGGTCGTGTGCGACTTCGAGGTGGCCATCCATAATGCTGTTCGTCAGGTTATGGCGAACGATATCCAGATACAG GGCTGCTTCTACCACCTTACGCAGAGTACCTGGCGTCGTATACAGGGGGACGGCCTGCAGGTCCTATACAGAGAGGATGAAGAAATAAGACAGTTctgcggacgactcgacggtctggcgttgctaccgacggataaggtgctagaagGCATGGCCATCTTAAAGGACACGGCCCCTTCAGCGCTGACTGGGATCGTCGACTACTTCGACAATACCTACGTGAGCGGCGGATTTCG GTCCGTGAGGACCGCTGACGGCATGATGCGCTTCAGGAGAACGCCGCCCCGTTTCCCGCTAGATATCTGGAACGTACACGCTGCAACAGTCAGTGACGAAGCTAGGACCAACAACCTGTGCGAGGCTTGGAACAATGGGTTCCAAGTTTTGGTTGGGCACCAGCATCCGTCTCTGTGGACTGTAGTTGACTGCTTCATGAAAGACGCCGCTATGGTGGAGACTGAGGTGTATCGCGTGCGCAACAGTGAGCCTTCAATTAAGCCGAAGAAGAAGTCAACAGAGCGATACCAGCGGCGTCTGAAGACTTTGTGCGAGCAGGTGGCGAGTGGTGAGAAGAGTGTGAGTCAGTTTTTGAACGTTGTCGGCGGACTTGTGCGATTGAAGTAG
- the LOC127865381 gene encoding piggyBac transposable element-derived protein 4-like, whose product MDSDSSDNESNFSGFESDDLPLADLIDSDDEFDDSDKENESVVEDENWTVNDRSDRSKKAFCGPEPGPRFDLDPDQTEWNFVEMFFPMMLVELLVEQTNLFARQKMEIKHDKSWRPVSVKEMMAWLGIRIYMSIVQLPQMAMYWSTDILYGNFSVRRIMTRDRFMKVLQYLHCNDKTKMKPKGHPEHDKLFLIRPFLDVVKKMCLTLYNPHRNVSIDEAMVKFRGRLGFRQFMPLKPARYGVKVWVRADPVNGYVNDFQVYTGKDANTAEVGLATRVVLDLSHELRGKWHIVNVDNFFTSPKLFDELLKQETYARGTVRSNRKGYPVKQLGKKTVKTQGDFVFATKGEQLASVWMDKKAIYTLSTAENPKDIDATVLRKTRSGEVHEVQAPRTIPEYNQNMNGVDHADQMRTEYPTFRTSRKWWTYMFFFLLDTAITNGYVVMRESPFHQQKSRNGKPKDRTVLDFRMNLSRQLIGDYCDNGSAVAKLATVKAGHFPGQAEKRGRCRQCAKEKRRRECHVICLECQVHICVPCFKDWHVDLANSM is encoded by the exons ATGGATTCCGATTCTTCGGACAATGAGAGTAATTTCAGTGGATTTGAATCAGATGATTTACCATTAGCAGATTTAATTGACTCGGATGATGAATTTGATGATAGTGACAAGGAAAATGAGTCTGTTGTAGAAGACGAAAATTGGACTGTAAATGATCGTTCTGATCGTTCGAAAAAGGCATTCTGTGGACCTGAGCCTGGCCCAAGATTCGATCTTGACCCTGACCAGACTGAATGGAACTTTGTTGAAATGTTCTTTCCAATGATGTTAGTTGAACTTCTTGTTGAACAAACCAACTTGTTTGCAAGacaaaaaatggaaataaaacatgACAAGTCATGGCGACCTGTCAGTGTGAAAGAGATGATGGCATGGCTTGGCATCAGGATCTATATGAGCATTGTGCAA CTACCACAGATGGCTATGTACTGGTCAACGGACATCTTGTATGGGAACTTTAGCGTCCGGCGAATCATGACAAGGGATCGGTTCATGAAAGTCTTGCAGTACCTCCACTGCAATGACAAGACCAAAATGAAGCCCAAGGGACATCCTGAGCACGACAAACTGTTCTTGATTCGGCCATTTCTTGATGTggtgaaaaaaatgtgtttgacccTGTACAATCCTCACAGAAATGTTTCGATTGACGAGGCGATGGTCAAGTTTCGCGGTCGTCTTGGATTTCGACAGTTCATGCCACTCAAACCAGCCAGGTACGGTGTGAAAGTGTGGGTACGTGCGGACCCTGTGAATGGATATGTCAATGATTTCCAAGTTTACACTGGGAAGGATGCTAACACGGCTGAAGTTGGGCTAGCAACAAGAGTTGTGTTGGACTTGAGCCATGAACTTCGGGGGAAATGGCACATTGTGAATGTTGACAATTTTTTTACGAGTCCCAAGTTGTTTGATGAACTTTTGAAACAAGAAACATATGCACGTGGAACTGTTCGATCTAATAGAAAGGGCTATCCTGTGAAACAGCTTggaaaaaaaactgtcaaaacgcAGGGGGACTTTGTTTTTGCTACAAAAGGTGAACAACTTGCCAGTGTATGGATGGACAAAAAGGCAATTTACACGTTGTCTACAGCAGAAAACCCCAAAGACATTGACGCAACAGTTCTGCGTAAAACACGAAGTGGTGAAGTTCATGAAGTACAGGCCCCACGTACCATCCCCGAGTATAATCAGAATATGAACGGGGTCGATCATGCGGACCAGATGAGGACTGAGTATCCCACATTTCGCACATCAAGAAAGTGGTGGACGTACATGTTCTTTTTTCTGCTGGATACAGCTATCACCAACGGGTACGTCGTGATGAGGGAATCCCCTTTTCACCAGCAGAAGAGTAGAAACGGAAAACCCAAAGACCGCACAGTTCTGGACTTCAGAATGAACTTGTCAAGGCAATTGATAGGAGACTATTGCGACAATGGGAGTGCTGTTGCAAAATTGGCCACGGTAAAAGCAGGACATTTCCCTGGACAGGCCGAAAAAAGAGGACGCTGTCGTCAGTGTGCAAAAGAAAAGAGACGGCGTGAGTGTCATGTCATTTGCCTTGAATGTCAAGTGCATATCTGTGTTCCCTGCTTCAAGGACTGGCATGTGGATTTGGCCAACTCgatgtaa